AGCTGCTCCTCCTCCAATAACTGGCTCCACAGCACCTTACTATTGGTGATGAAAAGCCTACACTGATGCACGGACACATCGGATGTTGTCAGTGTCTTTCTCATCACCAAAACCCGGCCACGCTCCTTCATGCCTTTATTAGTATGCAGGATTGCACAAGGCAGTTGGGAGAGAGGTGGTATCTCGTTTTCTCTTTCCTTCGGCACCGATATCTCAGTACCAAAGAGCTTGAAGGTCGTCATTTAATTACCAGAGAAAAAGGAATTGATAGAATGAAGAGAGGAGTTGATATAAACGAGGAGAGAACAAGGAAGCCTTGAATCGAGCCATGTTATTTTCCCTCTCAAATTTATAGGGGTGGAAAAGGGTAGAGCGAGTGAAGTGAACCCCAGTACTGGAGTGATTCGTGTCCCTGTCTCCCTAGGTACCCAACGGTGTCTACCCAACGGTCCCCAACGGTACCCAACGGTGTCCcttttacataattttattttaaacaagcacttttttaaaaaaataatttttaaaatatcataattcaataatatttttaaattaccaaTCCCTTAAAggttaaaaaattagaaacaatttcaattgaattttgaaattatttttttagaagtcaacttttatatttaaactaaaactatTTATTCAAAACATAACTTCTTTTTAATGTCATAAAAAAGAtttcttatttgaaaatagttgaaaacttatatattttattaaatatttttaaaaactatatttttatcaaaactatagtaaatttcaaaaagaaaaaaatcaatatcaaagtattataaatttgaaaatatttttaatatcgaagtactataaatttgaaaacagTCTCAAAATTGttacaatttaataaataaaaaaattaaattctcccattaaacaaagaaaaagaatattaaaaatgcaaaaagaaatctaaaaaaatatgagttttAGATAATTAAATTCCCGTCATGTCTCCTACAGTCCTACCAATGAAAGTAGAAgctgtttttatgtttttcactttttatttcgaAAAATACCCTTATGAAGACTAAAATCACAAAcctaaaagataatttaaaattttatctttttcatattcatcatcaacttaaataagaatttaatcttttcatttagtTAAGATTTTAATTACTTAACGTAATAAAAGTCATTTATAACATTGTCCTCAAAAGCCTAAAAGGTGAcgaaaaatttaatcttttcatttgcttttaatttgtattttatcaTCTATTTCATTAGGGATTTaatttaaggttttaattacttgatttaataaaaacttatatgttcataacttcattttgattttatattcaaattcaatattttattttaattttatattcaaattcaaaaattagttttaagaaACTATAAAGGAAAAGGTTAATATTTACGAAAAACCTTTT
The sequence above is drawn from the Vitis riparia cultivar Riparia Gloire de Montpellier isolate 1030 chromosome 15, EGFV_Vit.rip_1.0, whole genome shotgun sequence genome and encodes:
- the LOC117932601 gene encoding putative B3 domain-containing protein At3g49610 gives rise to the protein MTTFKLFGTEISVPKERENEIPPLSQLPCAILHTNKGMKERGRVLVMRKTLTTSDVSVHQCRLFITNSKVLWSQLLEEEQLKLLAKEHVEVEVVDPKGGRTRMKLRRWQSLNILVLNSGWVKLVKVNKLEAKVHCIELWTFRMGDKLCFDLNVERQ